The genomic region CCTCCGGGCTTAGCTCCGCGCGCGCGCCCGGTTTCGGGAAAGGGGTTCTTGTATCCCCGCCCCGGGCGGCGTCGCGTTTAGGTGTCGGACGCCGGCCCGTCCGGCTCCGGGCGCCGTGTTATTTTATTCAGGACGTCCCCAGGCGCTATTTTAAACGAGGGGGAATGGTAGTCGTGGGGTAGGTAGTCGGGGGGGACGGCCGCGGCGTTGCCGTCGCGCAGGGCGGAATAATGCGGCGACGTTATTTCGATGCCGGCCTCGTTGCATTTGTCCTGGATATTCTGGTGGAGGTCGGAGTATATGCCCGCCATAAGGTTGGGCTTTTTGGTATAGGCGTTAAGTTCGTAGCGGACGTAGAAGTCGTCCAACGCCGTTTGGAGGATGAAGGGCGCCGGTTCCTCCAGGATATCAGGCGTGGCCCGGGCCGCGGCGATAAGGGCTTCGTGGACCCGGCGCCACGGCGCGTCGTAGCCGATGGTAACCTGGGTATGGAGGATTAACCCCCGGCCTTTGGCGTCCGCGCTGAAGTTGATAATGTGGTTTGCCAGGACCATCGCGTTCGGGACCGTAATTTCGACGTTTTTTATCGTCCGAACCCTGGTTACCAGTATCGTTTTTTCGACGACGTCGCCGACGGTGTCGGCGATTTTTACGCGGTCGCCGAGTTTGAAGGGCCGCATATACGTCAAGACGACGCCGGCCACCGCGTTCGCGACGGCCGAGGTAGAACCGAGAGTGAAAACGAGGCCGACGAAAACCGATATGCCTTTAAACGCGCCCGAGTCGGAACCCGGGATGAACGGGAGTATTATTATGGCGGCGGCGATTATAATGAAGAAGCGGACGATTTGATAAGTAGGCCAGGCCCATTCCCGATGGAACCCCCGGAGGCTTATCATCCCGCTGTTGAGGGCGCCGAACGCGAACTTGACGAGTTTCGAAAAATAGAAGGTGATGACTATTACGAGGCAGATGAATAGGAGTTCCGGGACGTAGGAAACGAACGCCCGCACGGCGGCCGAAATCGGCATGGCGATGAAGTGGTAGATTTTCGCCCCGGCGGCGCGCGTAACGTTGAAGAAACTGGAGGCGAGCAGGACGTAGATAAATAACGCCGTCACGGTTAAAACGAGCCGGGCCGTTTTGGCCGCGATTATGAGCAAGTGGGTGGCCCGGTCGGAACTGAGGAGGACGAGGCGTTGAAATTGTATCGCCCGGATTCGGGTGTCGCGCCAGGACTCGAGTTTGGCGTAGACGAGCGGGAATACTCTGCGGAAGCCTTGAAGCAATAAAACGAGTACGGCCGTGGCGATAGCCGTAAAGAGCAACCCTGGTAATATCGCTTTACCGGTTTCGGTTAACTCGTACCCGCCGGCCAGTTCGCCGATTTTACCCAACATCGCGCCAAGGGTGTGGGTAACGGAAATCGGCTTGTCCTGTTTCTCGACGGCGGCGCCGGAAACCCCCGCGGCGCCTCGCAAGGCCGCGATTATATTCAACACGTTAGCCCCCTTCCCCGGCGCCCACCCGTGCCCCGGGCCGCACGCCGGGTTTAACTCGCGGCTAAGTATAGCTTTTTCCGGCGGTATTTTCAACGGTAGTGGGGAGAGGGGCGGGGTTACAGGCGAGTGTTTAATAAGACCGTTACAATTTAATCGTTCTGCCCTTACCCCAACGGTAGGCGGCCTCGATGCCGAACGCGGCGCCCACCAGGCCGACGAGGACCCAGATGGTGCGAGGCTCGAGCTTCGCCGTCTCCCATATAAGCGCTCCCATCGCGCCCAGACATAGGAGGATGCCCAACGCCGGCAGCCACGTCGTGCTGCGCGTATATTTGCGCAAGCGGATGTTGGCCGCGTTGACGGCGGCGAAGATGATTAGAAAACCCGCGCTCCCGATGGTGGCGATCCGGGAGAGGTCGAAGAGGTTTGCGATGGCCAGCGTGAGGGCGGCCGATATTAGCAATCCCCCGAGCGGTTTTTTCCAGATCTTCTTCTCCAATACCGCCGGGAGCTCGCCGTCTTTGGCGATGACGTAACTCATACGGGTAACGCCGTAGAGCGTGGCGTTGATGGCGGAGGCGGTGGAGGCCAGCGCCGCCACCGCAATAAGGGCGAAGCCCGGTTTACCGAGGAACGGCTCCGCCGCTACGGCGAGCGCGTAGTCCTTGGCCGCCACGATCTTGGCGACGGGCAGGTTGCCCAACGTTACGAAGGCTATGAGGATGTATAAAAAGATAACGAAGCCGACGGCGGAGAAGAGGGCGCGGGGGATGGTTCGGGCGGCATCCCTGGTGTCGGCGGCGGCGTTGGCGATGAGCTCGAAACCCTCGTACGCGACGAAGATGACCATGCCGCCGGCGACTATTTGCCGGCCACCGGCCCAGGTGGCGGGCGCGAAGCCGGCGCTGTTGATGCCCCACAGGCCTACGACGGCGAAGAGTGAGAGGATGGCCATTTTAAAGACGACGATCCATACCTCGGCCTTACCTATAACCTGGGCGCCGAGGAGGTTCAGGGCCGTCATTAAAATTACGACGGCGCTGATAAAAACGTGTTTGAATAAGGGCTGGGCGGAGGCCGAGAAGAAGCTCGCGCCGTAGCTGCCGAAGGCGTACGCGTACAGCGAGAGGGTGACGATGTAGCTGAGCCACAGCAGCACGTTCGCGGACCCGGTAAAGTACCCGTGGCCGAACGCGCGGTCCAGGTACGCCACGGTCCCCGCGCCGTGGGGGTACGCGACCGCGAGCCGGGCGTAGGAATAGGCCGTAATGAGCGCGATAACGCCGGCCAACGCGAACGCTATCGGCGTCCCGCCGGCCGCCATCTGGACCGCCAGCCCCAATACCGCGAAGATGCCGCCGCCCACCATCCCGCCGACGCCGATGGCGACGACGGGCCAGAAACCGAGGGATTTTTTTCCGGTCGTCAACGGTCCAGTGCTTTAAAGAATTTACGTACGCTTCTTAGGCAGGATTCGAACGTAGTTTAATTAAACGCCGCTTATCGACCGGGTTCGCTCCCACTCCTAGCGTACCGGCCCTTTAAATTTTTAAACGCGTCCACGTACGGACATGGTGTTGGCTCTTAAAGTTGTCGGCGCCGTCGGGGCCGTACGCGAAGAGGACCTTGTACGTCCGGCCTACGACGAGCTTGCGGTCGCGTTCGTCGCCCGAGTCGAGCGGGATCGTGAACCCTATCTCGGTTACGCCGTCTTCCTCCTTCCCCCTCTTGTTCGTCACGTTGTCTTGGCCGCCGCCGTTCACGTCGGCTTTGTGGTTGACGAGCGTGGAACCGTAGTCGTCTCGTATAAACGCTTGGCCGTCTTTAACGTAGCCGATTATCAGGTTAGCATCCTTCATCGCGATCGCGGGGTCGAAACCTACGGCGACCCATCCCGTCGTCGGCGCTTTCACCGTCGCGTTAAGGTTTTTCCCTTCCGGCTTCCAGGTAAACGTTATTCTGTCTATGGTTATGGAGCCGCCGTTATCCGGGTTGACGGGCGGCGTTCCGTCTTCGTCGCCGTTACAACCGCACGTTAAGACGGCAAACGCGAGCGCGGCCGACGCTGCGGCCGTGACCATGAGCCTGGCGCGATTGCGCATTTAAAGACCTCCTCGGGCGCTGGAATCTACTAAGCTGTAGACGCCGAGGCCGGAGTCAAATCGGGCCACCGGCTTAAATACGGCGCGATTATAATTCAGTTGCGGCGCCAAGTAAAGGGAAACGGCCCGCGGCCTACCGCCCCGGCCGCCGCGTCCTACAATAGGACGAACCCTTCTTTGAGCGTCGGGTATTGCAACGCGGGGATGAGCTCCGCCTTCATCCGCGACGTATCGCCGTAATAGTCCGCCATCCCTATTTTTACGAAGTCGCGCGTCAGCGGCGCCCGGGTCCCGAACGCCGACGCGAATAGTTCGACGGCACTCGCCGCGACGTAGAAGGTCCACCGGGGGAGGCGGCGCGGCCGGGCGTATCCCCAACGTTTCGCCAAGGCGTCCAGGAATTCTTGTAGGGTAAGTCGGCCGTCGTCGCCGAGATTGTAGATGCCGGCGGCGTCGGGTTTTTCTATCGCCGCGGCCGCGGCGGCCAGGAAGTCCGGGAGCGCGAGGAGGTGAACCCAAGTCGGCTCGGGCCACACGGCTAGGAGACGCCGCTTCGAGAGCCACCTCGCCGCCTCGATCATCAGGACGCCGCGGCCGTAAATCATCCCAGGGCGGAGCACGACCGGAACGGCGGCCGCCCCGTCGCAAGAAGCGAAGAGATATTTCTCCGCCGCCAGCCGGGTCCGCGCGTGAACGGACGGCGGGTTTCCCGTCAACGTACCGCGTGCGGGGTGGTCAGGGGAAGATTCGCCCTCGACGTGCGGGAAGCTGACCAGGATAATTTTACCGACGCCGGCGGCCAAGGCCGCGTCCACGACGTTTTGAACGTACCGGACGTTCGTTACCGGCAAAAACCTCTCGGGGCGAGGTTTGAAGAGGACGCCGGCGAAATGTATGACGGCGTCGACGCCTCGGAGAGGCTCGGCCAACGTCTCGGCGCGGCCCAGGTCGCCGCGGAATACGCCGGCACCAGGTATTCGGGCGACGTCGCCGGGAACGGGCCTTCTATGGACCAGTAAATTTAGCTCGTGGCCGGACGCCCCTATATAGCGCGCCAGGAAGGACCCCAGATTGCCGGCAGCTCCCGTTATAAGAATTTTCATATGCTATTAGTAAAAAAGGCGGTCCTGGGTTAGGTTAAAAAAGCAGGTAAATCAGGGCGTGTTGGGCACTACAGCATAGGGATAAGAGGTAGCTTTTAGGCACTACAAAGGGGGTGCCTATTTTTCGGGAATTTCCCGCTTTCGGCGAAATGCCTGGACGACTAAAACCGCGAATAACGCTGCGACCAGCCAGGCGAAGACGTCGGCTATGTGCGGATAGGGCGTCCATACGCCGCGCGTCGGCAAATGGGCGACTATTACCGGGTCCTCGCCGGCGAAGTAATCCGTTCTCGCGACGGTCCGGCCCAGGTAGTCGGCCGCGACGGATACGCCGTCGTTGTCGGGCCGGAAGAGCGAAAAGCCGTTCTCGACGGCGCGAAAGACGGCGAGGTCGGCGTGCAGGTCGCCCAGCTCGCGCCAATCGTGGGCCGGGACGAGCATTATGTCCGCCCCGGCGCGGCCCGCCTGGCGGACCATCGCCGGGAAGTCCATATCGTAGCAAATGGCCCCGGCCAGACGGCCGTACGCGGTATCGAGCGTCGGCAAGCGGCCGTCGCCGTGTCGGCTTATGGCGGCCTCGGGCCCCGGCACCGGAATAGATTTCACGTAATCCCACACGACCGCGCCGTCGGGGTCGATGAGTACGAGTTTATTCGTGACCGGCTTGTCGGTCCCCGGCTCGAGCGTCGCGAGCGCCATCCCCAGGTAGATACGTTCATCCCGGGCGAGCTCCCGGCCCCGGGCGAGGAGCGCTTTTTCCTCCGAGGCCAAAAGTTGGGCGCCCGCTTCGCCCCATATAACTATTTTAGCGCCCGCCCGGGCCTCTCGTCGGCTCCGCGCGAAGAGGTCGTCGTTTATAGCCGCGTTTTCGGTGCGGAAGGCGGCCGTCTCGTCGTCGTCGAAGGGGTGGCCCGCGAGCAGCGGTTCCCACAGCTCGGGATGTTCCGACAGGAAAAAGGGCCGTGCGGTGATGCCGGCGACGCGTACCGTTTCGTCGGCCCGGGTAACGGCGAGGCGGACGCCGCCGAACAGCATAACGCCGGCCACTATTACCGCGTACGTTATTACGCCCCGTTTTACCCTGTTCCAATCGAAGCCGTTTTCCCATACCCAGTTGACGACGGCGCCGAACCAGGCGACGACGAAGCTGACGCCGTAGAGGCCGGTTACGGAGGCGATTTGGATTAGCGGGAGGTTATCCACTTGCGTGTAGGCGACGGCGTTCCAGGTGCGGAACGGGCTGACGAGCGAAAGCGCGTATTCCAGCGTTACTATTGCCGCCGGAAACACCAGCGTCGAAGCGAATCCCGGGAGCCGGGGGGCCAGGGCGCGGTCGGCTAAATATGGTGCCAGGTAAACGAAGGCGGCGGCGGCCGCGAGCGCGGCGTACCAGTGAACCGGCATCATTACGTCGGCTATGCCGCGCCAGGCGAAGAAATTGGCCGCGCCCGCCGCCAGTACGGCGAGGGGGAGGCCGACGGCGACGCGTTCGCGGCGTAGCCACCGCAGCATAAAGACCGGCGCGAGCCAAGCCGCGGCGCCGACGACGTAGCGGCCCTCCGCGAAGAACCAAAACGCCGCGGCGACCGCGAGCCAGAGCCAACGGTGAATCCGCGCGCGGCGGCCGGTATCGACGCCGTTACTCTTCATAACGAGCGGGATTATAGCAACCGGGCGGTGCGGCGTCAATCGGCGGTTGCCCCTCGGTCGACCTGGAAACGCCCGGCCGTGCCGCGGAACCGTGAAGAAAAGCCGCCCCGGGGGGCGGCTTTTGTAGGCATTTTCCGATTAACGGTAAAGCGCTCTGACTTTCCCGAGCGACGCGGGCGCGACGCCGACGGTCGCCGGGCAACTAACGCGGTAGATATAGCCGTTGGTACAGCCGATGAAGAGTTCCGAGTTGTAGTACGCCATGCCGTAGGAAGTGGAAGGCGGCGCCTCGAACGAGGAGACGATCGACCCTCTGCCCGAACCGGAATAGCCGTATATGTTAGGCCCGTACGCGCCCCAAATTAAGTTGTTCCGGTGGTCGTACGTGATGTCGCGGTAGTCGGAGTTGGGCATAGGGAAGGATGAGAGAACGCTTCCGTCCGATAACCTATGGCGCCAGGTGTAACTCGGCGCGCTGTCGCTCACGAATATCGCGGAAGTACCCGCGCCCCCGTCTCCCGTCTGCTGCGGGGCGAGGCCGTAAGGGTCGTGGTTGACGTGCCAGGAACCGTACACGGACCCCGTTATCCAATGGCAATTGTACACGGTGTCGTTATTGTACGAACCTACCCAGACGTGGCCGGTCGCGGAATATGCGAGCCCTCGGTTGCTGGTGCTGGACGGCACGGTCCACGAACCGCGTACCGAACCGTTCCCCGGATCCAGGTTGTAGACCCTGTTGGGGTGGATGAGTACGTGCAGGTACGTCCCGGACCGGGCAAGGCCGCGGATGTTATTCGCCGGCGCCCGGTAGGAACCCAATATGTCGCCCAGCGCGCCGAACGCGACGCCCGCGGCGCATAAAGAAACCACTACTAGCGAAAACCAACTTCTCGCCATCGATATAGTCCTTTCTGTTATAGGGTGTGGGTGTGCGTATTTAGGTTATTAATATCATATATGATTATAAAAGTCAAATATATTTCCGATTTATGTTTATGTCGTTCAAAAAAACAACATCTATACCGTAGAATAAGGCTTTTCGTCAGCTTTTATTTTGCTAACGGGGGAGTAGGTTCGGTGGGGGGTACGGGTGATACGCGAACGTTAGAAATCCCAATCGGGTTTGGGGTCGGGGAGCCGGAGTAAGGCGTCCAACGCCTCCAGGAGCGAGCGCGGCCCGGCCAGATCGTCGGTGACGGCCAGGCCCGTCGCGGGCCGGACGCCCAGCCACATCCGCGTAAACGCGTTTACCGAAGCCGTAAGGGTGGGAAGCGACGGCTCTAGGCCGCCCTCCGCCCCCGACGAGGGTCCCAGCGTTACGACGTAGTCGCCGGCGACGCCGCGCCACGGCGCCTCCGCCGGCAGAAGGTCCGCGATGGGGTCGGACAGCACCAGGTTGAAACGCAACTCGTCCCCCGGCAGTTTCGTTCGGGCCAGGCACGCCGGTAAATCCAGGATCCGCATCTGCCAGTAGGCCAGGGCCCGCATCGTATTCTCGAATTTAGATTTGCGCGTCGCATTGCGGAGTTGGAAAGGCCGGTGCAAGAGATCTTGTAATTGGATGCCGGGCGGCTCGATTATCTTTACGAGGCGGACCTGGTCGCCCAGGCTTTTGATGAGGGCCATTAGCTCGAGAAATTGCCGGGCGTCCCGGTACGCGAGCCATTGTACGTAGTACGGTCCGGCTTCACCCGATTCCGCCGATAGCCATACGTGGTGGCCGAGTTCCCCTCCGTCCCCGCTTTCGTACCCCAGGCCGAATCCGTTTTTTGACCATATCATTTCCGCCCGGGTGAACTCCGGCGGCGTCAGGTTGCACGAACCGTGGGCGCGAACTCGCTGTAAGCGGTTGGCATGTACCTCTTCCCAATCGTCGACCGTGATGCGGCGAGGGAGGGCGGGTTCTAGGTCCACCGTTAGATGCGCCGGGTCGAAGTATAACCAGTGGCCGTATCCGCCGGAGCCGAAGCCAAGCCGGTCGTAGTAGCCCTGCTCGAACATCCCCAGGCCGGAGACCAGCGCGCCGGCCGCGGCGTCCGCGGCGACCGCTTCGGCGGTCAGCCTTCCGGCCAGGCCCCGTTTGCGGGCGACGTGGCCGGTCGTGACGGCCGTGACGCACGAGAACGGGAGGTCCTCGTCGAGATAACGCAAATCTCCGGGCGCGGTCGAAACCATACACTCGGCCTCGCCGGCGACGTCGGCGACGAGCGCCCGGCCGCAGGAGATGAAGATATCCAGCCCGTGGCCTTGTTTTTTGTCTCCGGGCTCGATCCAACCGACCTCTCGCCAAATGCGGTGGACGGCGGCCTGGTCCCTTCCGGCGTCGTAAACGCGGTATTCCATATTAAAAGTTCTCCTTCGTCCGCCTCAAGCAAAGGTTTGAATATAAAGGGCTTTAACGATGGCAGGCCCGATTATATAACGCGACCTCGGCACCGTCAACGAAGGATTTACTCGAGCCGGCCTCGCCCCGTAGGGTTTAACTCGAAGCCGCGTTACCGCCGTTTACGTAAGTGCCGTTTTTTAGGCGATTTCGCCCCTTTTTGGCGGCGAATTTTTTTTTATAAAAAAGTCATTTTTTCCTTGACAACTATCCCCAGGTTTGATTTAATGTCCGTGGTGGTGAATTGTGGTGATTTGTGGTAAAATCTATAGAACGTTCTCTTAAGAAATAACTTATATGCAGGAATTCGACGACAAACGGGAAGTAGGCGTGGACTTAGGCCGTTGGTCTTTCGGGTTCAACGGCCAATACCGCCACTCACTCGACGAGAAGGGCCGGCTCAGCGTCCCGGCGAACTTCCGTCGCGACGCCGCCGGCAACGCCATCGGCCGGTTCAAACTTACGGTCGGCTTCGAGCGTTGCCTGTTCCTTTTCCCCGCGGAATACTGGCAAGCGGTCGTCGAGCCCCAACTCCTCGAACTCCCCATTATGGAACGCCAGGCCCGGCTCGTAACGAGGATGTTGCTGAGCCGCGCCGCCGATTGCGAGCCGGACCGCCAGGGGCGCGTTATGGTCCCGGCGCCGTTGCGGGAGTACGCCGGCCTCGGCGCGGAAGCCATCGTTAACGGCATGTACAACCGCGTCGAGCTTTGGAGCGTCGACCGCTGGTTGGCGTACGAGGCGGAGGCCGTCGCGGCCTTCGAGGATATGGCCGCCCGCTATAGGATTAAATTCTAATCATGGTTACCGTTTGGGAAGACGTCGCTATTTCCGCGCTCGCCGTGAGTCCCGAGGCGGGCGCCGCGGAACCGCGCCACCAGGCCGCGATGGCGGCGGAGGTGGCTAAAGCGGCCGTGCGGCGGTACGGCGGCGTATGCGTCGACGCCACGGTGGGGGGCGGCGGCCACGCCGCGAAGCTCCTGGAGGTTTTACCTCCCGATAATATCTACGTCGGTCTGGACCTCGACGCCGACGCGTTGGCGCGTGCGCGACGGTGCCTCGCTCCCTTCGGTTCGCGCGTGGTTTTGCACAACGTTTCTTTCGTCAAGCTGGCTGAAGTGGCGGCGCCGTACGCGGGCCGCGTGACCAACGTGTTGTTCGACCTCGGCCTCTCGAGCGAACAACTCGCGGACGAGACCCGGGGTTTTTCTTTCAAAGCGGCCGGCCCCCTCAATATGCGCTTCGACGGCGACCCGTCGGAGTTGACCGCGGCCGAGGTTGTAAACACGTTTGACGAGAAAAATTTAGCGGACATAATCCACGAGCTGGGGGAGGAGCGGCGTGCGCGTGCCGTCGCCCGCGCCATAGTAAGCCGGCGTGCGCGGCTTCCATTCGAAGACGCCGGCGACCTCGCCGAGGTGGTGGCCCGGGCGGCGGGCGGCCGCCGCGGCCGCATCCACCCCGCGACGCGGACGTTCCAGGCTTTGCGGATATTCGTGAACGACGAGCTGGGCGCGCTCGAGGCGGCTTTGCCGATGGCGGTGGGGATATCGGCGCCCGGGGCGCGCGTGTTCGTAATCGCGTACCATTCGCTGGAGGACCGGGTCGTCAAGAGGTTTTTCCGGGCGTCGGCCGCCGTGGGCGAATTGCGGCTCGTGACGCCCAAGCCGCAGCGGCCTTCCGCGGCGGAGGTGCGCCGCAACCGGCGGAGCCGCAGCGCGCGCCTACGCATAGCGGAGAAGGTTTAATATGGCGACGGTGCGTTATCGCCCCCCGACCATCGACGTCGCGCGTCGCCCTAAGCGGCGCCGGCGGTTCTACGTTTGGGCCGTCGTCGCGATTTCCGGACTCCTGCTGCTGGCGTTTTTATATTTGTGGCAATACGTCTCCATCCTCGAGCTCAATTACGAAGTGGCGCGCGTTAAGCGCGAGTTGGACGAAGCGTACCAGGAGAAAGTGACGCTAAAGGCCGACTTATACCGGCGGCGTTCGATGGCCGAGATCGACGAAGTCGCGCACGAGAAACTC from bacterium harbors:
- a CDS encoding mechanosensitive ion channel domain-containing protein, producing MLNIIAALRGAAGVSGAAVEKQDKPISVTHTLGAMLGKIGELAGGYELTETGKAILPGLLFTAIATAVLVLLLQGFRRVFPLVYAKLESWRDTRIRAIQFQRLVLLSSDRATHLLIIAAKTARLVLTVTALFIYVLLASSFFNVTRAAGAKIYHFIAMPISAAVRAFVSYVPELLFICLVIVITFYFSKLVKFAFGALNSGMISLRGFHREWAWPTYQIVRFFIIIAAAIIILPFIPGSDSGAFKGISVFVGLVFTLGSTSAVANAVAGVVLTYMRPFKLGDRVKIADTVGDVVEKTILVTRVRTIKNVEITVPNAMVLANHIINFSADAKGRGLILHTQVTIGYDAPWRRVHEALIAAARATPDILEEPAPFILQTALDDFYVRYELNAYTKKPNLMAGIYSDLHQNIQDKCNEAGIEITSPHYSALRDGNAAAVPPDYLPHDYHSPSFKIAPGDVLNKITRRPEPDGPASDT
- a CDS encoding APC family permease translates to MTTGKKSLGFWPVVAIGVGGMVGGGIFAVLGLAVQMAAGGTPIAFALAGVIALITAYSYARLAVAYPHGAGTVAYLDRAFGHGYFTGSANVLLWLSYIVTLSLYAYAFGSYGASFFSASAQPLFKHVFISAVVILMTALNLLGAQVIGKAEVWIVVFKMAILSLFAVVGLWGINSAGFAPATWAGGRQIVAGGMVIFVAYEGFELIANAAADTRDAARTIPRALFSAVGFVIFLYILIAFVTLGNLPVAKIVAAKDYALAVAAEPFLGKPGFALIAVAALASTASAINATLYGVTRMSYVIAKDGELPAVLEKKIWKKPLGGLLISAALTLAIANLFDLSRIATIGSAGFLIIFAAVNAANIRLRKYTRSTTWLPALGILLCLGAMGALIWETAKLEPRTIWVLVGLVGAAFGIEAAYRWGKGRTIKL
- a CDS encoding DOMON domain-containing protein, yielding MRNRARLMVTAAASAALAFAVLTCGCNGDEDGTPPVNPDNGGSITIDRITFTWKPEGKNLNATVKAPTTGWVAVGFDPAIAMKDANLIIGYVKDGQAFIRDDYGSTLVNHKADVNGGGQDNVTNKRGKEEDGVTEIGFTIPLDSGDERDRKLVVGRTYKVLFAYGPDGADNFKSQHHVRTWTRLKI
- a CDS encoding NAD(P)-dependent oxidoreductase; translation: MKILITGAAGNLGSFLARYIGASGHELNLLVHRRPVPGDVARIPGAGVFRGDLGRAETLAEPLRGVDAVIHFAGVLFKPRPERFLPVTNVRYVQNVVDAALAAGVGKIILVSFPHVEGESSPDHPARGTLTGNPPSVHARTRLAAEKYLFASCDGAAAVPVVLRPGMIYGRGVLMIEAARWLSKRRLLAVWPEPTWVHLLALPDFLAAAAAAIEKPDAAGIYNLGDDGRLTLQEFLDALAKRWGYARPRRLPRWTFYVAASAVELFASAFGTRAPLTRDFVKIGMADYYGDTSRMKAELIPALQYPTLKEGFVLL
- a CDS encoding nitrilase-related carbon-nitrogen hydrolase, whose amino-acid sequence is MTPHRPVAIIPLVMKSNGVDTGRRARIHRWLWLAVAAAFWFFAEGRYVVGAAAWLAPVFMLRWLRRERVAVGLPLAVLAAGAANFFAWRGIADVMMPVHWYAALAAAAAFVYLAPYLADRALAPRLPGFASTLVFPAAIVTLEYALSLVSPFRTWNAVAYTQVDNLPLIQIASVTGLYGVSFVVAWFGAVVNWVWENGFDWNRVKRGVITYAVIVAGVMLFGGVRLAVTRADETVRVAGITARPFFLSEHPELWEPLLAGHPFDDDETAAFRTENAAINDDLFARSRREARAGAKIVIWGEAGAQLLASEEKALLARGRELARDERIYLGMALATLEPGTDKPVTNKLVLIDPDGAVVWDYVKSIPVPGPEAAISRHGDGRLPTLDTAYGRLAGAICYDMDFPAMVRQAGRAGADIMLVPAHDWRELGDLHADLAVFRAVENGFSLFRPDNDGVSVAADYLGRTVARTDYFAGEDPVIVAHLPTRGVWTPYPHIADVFAWLVAALFAVLVVQAFRRKREIPEK
- a CDS encoding GNAT family N-acetyltransferase — protein: MEYRVYDAGRDQAAVHRIWREVGWIEPGDKKQGHGLDIFISCGRALVADVAGEAECMVSTAPGDLRYLDEDLPFSCVTAVTTGHVARKRGLAGRLTAEAVAADAAAGALVSGLGMFEQGYYDRLGFGSGGYGHWLYFDPAHLTVDLEPALPRRITVDDWEEVHANRLQRVRAHGSCNLTPPEFTRAEMIWSKNGFGLGYESGDGGELGHHVWLSAESGEAGPYYVQWLAYRDARQFLELMALIKSLGDQVRLVKIIEPPGIQLQDLLHRPFQLRNATRKSKFENTMRALAYWQMRILDLPACLARTKLPGDELRFNLVLSDPIADLLPAEAPWRGVAGDYVVTLGPSSGAEGGLEPSLPTLTASVNAFTRMWLGVRPATGLAVTDDLAGPRSLLEALDALLRLPDPKPDWDF
- the mraZ gene encoding division/cell wall cluster transcriptional repressor MraZ produces the protein MQEFDDKREVGVDLGRWSFGFNGQYRHSLDEKGRLSVPANFRRDAAGNAIGRFKLTVGFERCLFLFPAEYWQAVVEPQLLELPIMERQARLVTRMLLSRAADCEPDRQGRVMVPAPLREYAGLGAEAIVNGMYNRVELWSVDRWLAYEAEAVAAFEDMAARYRIKF
- the rsmH gene encoding 16S rRNA (cytosine(1402)-N(4))-methyltransferase RsmH, with protein sequence MVTVWEDVAISALAVSPEAGAAEPRHQAAMAAEVAKAAVRRYGGVCVDATVGGGGHAAKLLEVLPPDNIYVGLDLDADALARARRCLAPFGSRVVLHNVSFVKLAEVAAPYAGRVTNVLFDLGLSSEQLADETRGFSFKAAGPLNMRFDGDPSELTAAEVVNTFDEKNLADIIHELGEERRARAVARAIVSRRARLPFEDAGDLAEVVARAAGGRRGRIHPATRTFQALRIFVNDELGALEAALPMAVGISAPGARVFVIAYHSLEDRVVKRFFRASAAVGELRLVTPKPQRPSAAEVRRNRRSRSARLRIAEKV
- a CDS encoding septum formation initiator family protein; the protein is MATVRYRPPTIDVARRPKRRRRFYVWAVVAISGLLLLAFLYLWQYVSILELNYEVARVKRELDEAYQEKVTLKADLYRRRSMAEIDEVAHEKLGLQPPAPGQVIIVEDGS